The Pseudomonas sp. FP2309 genomic sequence CGATGACGCTCACCCGCAGCGCCCGGCCACGGTACGCACGCGTCTGCTCGGGTTGTACGGGGTCGACTCGCCGATGCCGACGGCATTTCTGGATGACATCGCGCAGCGCCGGGAAGGGCATGAAGCGTTGGAAGCCTTCCTGGATATTTTCAACCACCGGATCTTCACCCAGTTCTACCGGGTCTGGCGCAAATATTCCTACCCGGCGACGTTCGAAGCGGGCGGCACCGATGCCACCTCGCAATGCCTGTTGGGCCTGATCGGCCTGGGGATTCGCGGTACGGCGCAGCAGATCGCTACGCCGGTCTCGCGTTTTCTGGCACTGCTCAGTGTGATGCGCCTGCCCACGCGCAATGCCGAAGGCATCACCGCGTTGGTCAAGTTGCTGGCGCCCAACACCCAGGCGCAGGTCACTGCGCGTTGGCCGCAAAAAATTGCGTTGGAGCAACCTGCCGCGCTGTGTGCCGCGCGCCCGGTGCGCTTGTCCCAGGGCACGCCGCTGGGCAGCGCCGGGTTTGATGCCAACAGTCAACTGCGCTTGAGGCTGCATACAGACGATCCGCAGGAGGCCGAGGGCTGGTTGCCCGGTGCGCAGTTGCACAATGATTTGCTGGTGCTGCTGCGCGTGTACCTGGGGTGGCGCTGCACGGCCACCTTGCAGTTGTCACTGCCGGTGCACAGCCTGCCGGTACCGGTGCTGGGGCACGCGCCCATCCGGCTCGGTATGACCGGCGTGCTGGGCCTGGGCGGCGCTGCCTGGCAGGCGGCAGAGCACGACACGCTCACGATCAACCTGGGCCGCTACAGAGGCCTTTCGATTAATCCCCACAACAGGGAAACACAGCATGTTGCGTATCGTTTTTAGTCTGGTGATGTTTGCGGCGCTCGGCGGGTGTGGCCTGGTCCAGACCGTCGCGGATGGTACGGCCTCCACCGCCAGGGCGATCTTTTACAAGCAGGTCAAAACCCTGCACCTGGATTTCAGTGCGCGCACCGCACTGAACACCGATGCCACGGACAGTCGCGCCTTGTCGGTGCCGACGCTGGTGCGGGTATACCAACTGCGCGACACCAAAGCGGCGGAGCAGGCGACCTACGACGGTTTGCTCGGCGATGACGATCAACTGTTGGCGAGCGCATTGCTCGACAAACGCTCGGTGGTGGTGAAACCCGAGGAAGGCGCCCAGTTGAACGTGCCAATGGACAAGGACGCGCAGTTCGTCACGGTGGTGGCGTTGTTCCGCAGCCCCGATACCCAATCGAACACCTGGCGCCTCACGTTGACCCGCGATGACCTGGACCCGGACCGGGCGCGGGTCATCGAGTTGGGGGATAACCGCTTGACCCTGCGGCCCTTGGCCAAGGACTGAACCATGACCGAGTACAACTGCTCGCTGTACGAAATGCTGCTGCAGAATTTCGACGGTGAGTTGGACTTGCATCGCGTCAGCGAAGAGGACCAGCACGCCCTGTCGGTGCTGGACAACCTGCAGCGCATCCTCAACAGCCGCGCGGGTGCACTCAGTCATCTGCCCGATTACGGGCTGCCGGATATGAGCCTGATCCTGCAAGGGTTGCCCGCCTCGGCCCAGAGCTTGGTCGGCACCATGACCGCCACGTTGCTCAAGTACGAACCGCGGCTGGCGGCGGTGGCCATTGAGTTGCGGCCGCAGATGTTGCCGGGGCATTTGGAGTATGTCTTGGACGCGCAACTTAAGGACGGGCAGCACGTGAGCTTCGGCACCCGCGTGTCGCCCGAAGGCAAGGTGCTGGTGCGTCACTTGAAGCGACAGCACTACCTGACCAAGCCCTGAACCCATAATGCAAGGGAAGCCCGATGACGGCGTTGTTTGAGGTGCGTATCCGAGTCGGCGGTGATCCGCGCGGCTTCAGTGAATTTACGCGATTGCGCGAGGAGTTGGCCAAACTCGGCCATCCTGCCTGCCCGGATGTGGATTGGGCGGCGGTGGAGCAAAGCTGTCTGGCGCTGTTCCAACAAAATGGCGCCGACTTTCAAACCGCCTGTTTTTACACCTTGGCACGTGGTCAGCGCCATGGACCTGAGGGCATCGCCCAAGGCGTGGTGTTGCTGGAGGCCCTGAGCCGCGAGTGGCCGCGGCTGTGGCCGCCGACCGCCTCGGCGCGCCTGGATCTGCTGGAGTGGTTGCTCGATCAAATGCAGGTGTTGCTGCGCACCATGGCGGTGACTGCCCACAGTGTGCCGGCGCTGTCTCAACTGGACATTGAGCTGGCACATTTACAGGCGCGTTTGCTTACGCAGGGCGCTGATCTTCTGCTGAGATTGCAGGCTCTGCGCCACCAACTGGGCTGTCTGATCCAGCGTCTTGAGCAAAGCCACGTATCAAGTACGAAGGTGCTGGCACCTGTCAGAGTGATGGCTCCGACATTGGCGCCTCAAGTGGTCATTTTGCCACCTCCCGAGGTGCCGCCACCCCAGCGGCGTGTGACCTTATGGCTGTTTGCCGGGACGATGGTCGTTGTCTTGCTCGCTGGACTCGGTTGGCGGACATGGCTGACAAATCAGGACCGCGCGCCCCGCATGCCCGAACCCGTGCGATTGGACAGCCTGTCGCTGTTTGACGCCGGCAGCGCAATCCTTAAGCCAGGCTCGACCAAGGTACTGATCAACGCCCTGGTCGGCATCAAGGCCCAGCCGGGCTGGCTTATCGTGATCGCCGGGCATACCGACGCGACCGGGGTTCTGGAGCAGAACCAGGCCCTGTCCCACGCCCGCGCCTCCGCTGTGCGCGACTGGATGCAGCAGATGGGCGACATTGCCGACAGCTGTTTTGCGGTGCAGGGCCTGGCGGCCAATCAGCCGATCGCCAGCAATGAGACCGAGGCCGGGCGTACCGCTAACCGGCGCGTGGATATCCAGTTGGTACCGCAAGTGGGCGCTTGTGAGCAGAGCGCTTTGGCAGGGGAGACAGGCAAGTGATCATAAAGGCGGTTGGTGCAGTGCCGGATCGAGTCCAACGAATGCCTTGATGAGACTGAGGCCGCCGCAATCGCTAAACTCCATCCGCGCGTGATATCGTTGTGATATCACGTGTCGTGATGGCCACGGAGGGGGGGTTATGAAGAAGCTATCGATGGTGGTTGTGCTCATGGTATTGGTCGCGAGCCCGATGTTGGCAATGGGCTGCCCCAAAGGCACTCACCCCGTGGGCGGGACGGGGTCGCATCACAAGGGTGGGACGTGTCAGTAGTCGACTGAACCCGCCTGTATGGATCTGTGAAAGTCCTTGTCACTGAACAGCCTGCGCACCTCACGGTTCAGCAGGCTTTTTATTGAGCGCTGTTTCCCTAAAGTCCTTACCCGCGCGGCCGAAATGCTGTCATGCGATGTCGTATCCCTCAATAAGAGTGCCCTGCTAAATGTCCCTTCGCAGCCTGTCCATCGCCCGCCGCGCGGGTTTGGGTTTTGCCTTGATTGCTTTGCTCGTGGCCCTGCTGGGTTTTTTTGCGCTGTCGAATATGGCAAGCATCCGTGCCAGTGCGGTGCAGGTGGAAAGCGGGCTGGTGCCCAAGATTCGGCTGGTGGCGGATATCCGCGAAATCATGCTGCGCATTCGCACGATTTCTCTGCGTATGGCACTGGACCCCAACCCCGCAAGCCTGCCGCAGTACCGCAGCCAGATGGACACCCGCAGCCAGGACTTGACGAAGCGGTTGGCTGACCTCGATGCGGTAATCGACACGCCGGAGGTACGCGCGCTCTATGACCAGTTCCAGGGCTCGTTGCGCCAGTACCAACAAGGTCTGGCGCAGTCCTTCGTGCTGGCCGACAAGCAGCAGAGCGCCGAGCTCAACAAGTTGTTGCTGGTGGACATGAAAACCGTGGTCGATGGCTCCGGCGCCCAGCTCAATGCACTGGCCGACTACTACAACGCCCAAGTCAACCGGCAAGGCCAGACGGCGGAGTTGCAGTACAGCCAGTCACGCACCATGGTCTTTGGTTTTGTGATCCTGGCGGGTTTGAGTACGGTCGCGCTGGCCTGGTTGCTGACGCGCAGCATCGTGGGGCCATTGGGCCAGGCGATGCGCGCGGCGGAGAACGTTGCGCGGGGCGACCTGACCCAGAGTGTGGAAGTGAGCGGCAATGATGAGGTCACCCGTTTACTCGTGGCGCTGCAATCCATGCAGGGCAGCTTGCGCAGTACCTTGCAATTGATTCGTCAATCGGCGGCGCAAATGGCCGCTTCCGCCACCGACCTCAATGGCATTACCGATCAGAGCAGCCGCAGCCTGCAACAGCAGACGGCGGAAATCGAGCAGGCGGCGACGGCGGTCAACGAGATGACGTCGGCTGCCGAAGAAGTGGCGCGCAATGCGATGTCCACCTCCGAGTCCACCCGCCTTTCCAATGAGACTGCGCGCGAAGGTCAGCACCGTGTGGGTGAAACCGTCAGCGCGATTCAGGGCCTGAGCAGCAACATCGGCGAGACCTCCACCCTGGTGCAGAACCTGGCTGAACAATCGCGGGATATCGGCAAGGTGCTCGACGTGATTCGCTCCATTGCTGAGCAGACCAACTTGCTGGCACTCAACGCCGCCATCGAAGCGGCGCGCGCCGGTGAGTCCGGGCGCGGTTTTGCGGTGGTGGCCGATGAAGTGCGAGCGCTGGCCCATCGTACCCAGCAATCGACCCTGGAGATCGACCAGATGGTCACCGCCATGCGCACCGGCTCCAACGACGCCCTGACCTCGATGCAGTCGAGCACCCAGCGCGCCACCGAGACCTTGACCTTGGCCGAAGGGGCCGGGGGTGCGTTGAGCCAGATCACCGACTCCATCGACCAGATCCACCAGCGCAACCTGGTCATCGCCAGTGCGGCCGAGGAGCAAGCCCAGGTGGCCAAGGAAGTCGACCGCAACATCGTGAACATTCGTGACCTGTCGGCGCAATCGTCGTCCGGCGCCGGGCAGATCAATGGTTCAAGCCAGGAACTGGCACGGCTGGCGGTTGCGCTCAATGACGCAGTGGCGCGGTTTCAGCTGTAGTGAGTTCGGACGAGTGCGCCGCAGGCGGGCATGGCCACCTGCGGCGCTGGCGTTGAAGCGGTGGGGGTAGGAGAGGGGTTTCGGTCAGCGTGACACCGAGTCCAGGCCGGTGGCTTGCACCACCGGTTGCGCCTCGGGGGAAGCCAGGAACTGCAGCAAGGCCTGGGCCTGCTGCGGGTGCTCGGCGTTGACCGGGATACCCGCCGCAAAGCGCGTCACCGATTGCACATCTTCGGGAATCTTGCCCACATAGGTCACGCCTGGCACGGGTAACAATTCCGCCACCTGCTGCAAACCGACTTCGTAGTCACCGTTGGCAACCACCGAAGCCACCGGGATACGTTCAATCATCGTGCCCTTGGCCGGCATGCCGAGTTTCTTGAACAACTCTTTCTCCACATACACGCCGCTGGCACTGTCCGAATACGCCACCGATTTGGCTTTGCTCAGCACGGCCTTCAGCGCGGCATCGGTGCTGATGGACGGCTTCACTGCGCCAGCCTTGACCACCAGGCCGATACGCGAGTCCGCCAGTTCCACGCGGGACGCAGGGTCGACCTTGCCTTGTTTGATCAGGTCGTCCAGGGCGTAGCCAACCATGATCACCACATCGGCATGTTCACCACGGGCCAAGCGGTTGGGAATCGCTTCCGGCGCTTTGCCCATCGACGGCCCGAGGGTGGTCTGGAGGGTATCGCCACTGTGCTTGGCATACTGCGGGCCAAGCACGTTATACGCAGCGGTGAAGCCCCCGGAAGTCATGACCTTGAGTTCTTCGGCCTGAGCCGTCAGCGCCAGGGCGCCGAGGGCCGCGGCCGTCAGGGCGTAGAACAGCGGCTTCATCACACGGCCTCCTGCATGACCTGCCCACGGGTATTGGCGCGGCGATACAAGGCCAGTGTCGAACACAGCGCGCACACCGCAGCGAACATCATCCAGTAGGCCGGCGAGGCTTTGTCTTCGGTGATGTGAATGAACCAGGTGGAAATGGCCGGGGTGAAGCCACCAAACACCGCAGTCGCCAGGCTGTAAGCCAGGGAGAAGCCCGCCACGCGCACTTCCACCGGCATGATTTCAGTAAGCGCCGGGATCATCGCGCCGTTGTACATGCCATACAGGAAGGAGAACCACAGCAGGGTTTCCAGCATATGCGCAAAGCTGGGCGCGTTAACCACGTAGGACAACGCTGGATAAGCCGTGAGAACCGTCAGCGCGGTCATCGCGATCAGCACCGGCTTGCGGCCGAAGCGGTCGCTCAAGGTGCCGCCGATCGGCAGCCAGACAAAGTTCGACACCGCCACCAGCAAGGTCACCAGCAAGGCGTCGGAGGTGCTCAGTTGCAGTACGGTCTTGCCGAAGGTCGGTGCGTACACGGTGATCAGGTAGAACGCGGTGGTGGTCATGGCCACCATCAGCATGCCGCCGATGACCACCGTCCAGTTTTTCACCAGGGTCGCCATGACTTCGCGCATGGTGGGGCGATGCTTGCGGTTGGCGAACTCTTCGGTTTCCTGCAGGTTGCGACGCAACACAAAGATGAACGGAATGATCACGCAACCCACGGCGAACGGAATGCGCCAGCCCCAGTCGGCAACCACGGCCGGTTCCATCCACACGTTCAGGCCATAGCCCAGTGCCGCTGCGACCACGATCGAGATCTGCTGGCTGCCCGACTGCCAGCTGGTGTAGAACCCTTTGCGGCCCGGCGTGGCCATTTCGGCCAGGTACACCGACACACCGCCCAGTTCCGCGCCGGCCGAGAAGCCCTGCAACAGGCGACCGAGCAGCACCAGCAACGGTGCCCACAGGCCAATGGTGTGATAACCCGGCACCAGCACGATCAACAGCGTGCCGCTGGCCATGATCGACAGGGTCACGATCAGGCCTTTGCGGCGACCGACGTCATCGATGTAGGCACCCAGAATCACCGCCCCCAGTGGACGCATCAGGAAGCCGGCGCCGAACACGGCGAAGGTCATCATTAAGGATGCGAACTCATTGGCGGCGGGGAAGAACGCAGCTGCGATGTAGGTGGCGTAGAAGCCGAACAGGAAGAAATCAAACTGTTCGAGGAAGTTGCCCGAAGTGACACGGAAAACCGCGCCAATCTTGGAGCGGGCAGAGGCGGGCCGGGAAGGGCTTGTCATGGTTTTGTGTCTCCAGCTTTCTTTTTAAAGTGCTTATTTCACGTAAGACTGAAGATAGTGGCTGACACATTTAGAAATGATAAGTGAAAAATTTAGTTTTATTCATGCTTGACGGCTATGAATCGTTGATTTCAGCAAGTTGTCGCGCCTGTTCTATGCTGGAAGGTGTGACCAATGTTTACGGATGGGAGGTGGCGATGGGCAACGAACACAAACGCTCGGATGAGTCGGAGCACGAGCAGCCCGCGCGGCAGCGCGAAGAAGAAAAACCCCAGACCTGGAAGCATCCGGACGACGGTACAGAGCTTTCGGAGCGCGATCAGGAGTTTCCGCTCAAGCCTTGAAGTGCAACCCCGATTCGCGAATCGGGCCTATCAGCAGATAGGCGCATAGACGCCGTCCGTCGCGCTTTCTACACTGCGGGCTGTCTTGGGCTAAGGGCAGGCGCCGATGAATCGCAATGAATTACGCAAGGCCGACATCAACCTGATGGTGGTCTTCGAAGCACTGATGCTCGAGCGCAACGTGACACGGGTGGCCGAGAAATTGTTTCTTGGCCAGCCCACCATCAGCTCGGCGCTCAACCGTCTGCGTACCTTGTTCAACGACCCACTGTTCATTCGCGTCGGCCATCGCATGGAGCCCACGGCGCGTGCCGAAGAGATCATCCAGCACCTGTCGCCGGCCTTGGATTCGCTGTCGTCGGCCCTGAGCCTGACCCATGATTTCGACCCGTCCATCAGCACCATGACCTTTCGCATCGGCCTGTCCGACGACGTCGAGTTTGGCCTGCTGCCACCCTTGCTGCGCGCGTTGCGCCAGGAGGCGCCGCAGGTGGTGTTCGTGGTGCAGCATGTGGATTACTGGCGCATTCCCGACCTGCTGGCGTCCGGCGATATCACCGTGGGCATCACCCAGACCCGTGGCCTGCCGGCGAATGCCAAGCGCAAATTGTTGCGCCATATTCGTCCACGGCTGTTGCGCGCCGATGCCTCCGACACGCCGCTGACCCTCGATGAATACTGCTCGCGGCCCCATGTATTGGTGTCCCACACGGCCAACGTGTCGGGGTTTGCCGATGAGTGGCTGGCCGAGATCGGTCGCAAGCGTCATGTGGTGCTGTCCGTGCCGCAGTACAGCGCATTGCCCGCCTTGCTGGCCGGGACCGACCTGATCGCCAGCCTGCCGGATTACACCGCCGAAGCCATGGCGGTGTCGGGCCAGCTGTTCTGTGAGCCGTTCCCGTTCGAAACCCCGACGCTGGATTTGTCGATGGTCTGGCTCAGCCACGTCGACACCGACCCGGCCGAGCGGTGGGTGCGTTCGCGGTTGGAAGCCTTTATGAGTGATCGAGGCTTGGGGACGAAGGCCTGACGCTATATATTCGAGAATCTTCCTACAACAAGCTCGGAGCTACCCATGCCGCATCTGCACCTGGAATACACCGCCAACCTGACGCAACTGGACGCCGACAAGGCTCTGTTGCGCCTCAATCATGCGCTGGTGGCCTCCGGTCAGTTCGGCGCCGAGTTTGATATCAAAAGCCGTGCGGTGAAAGTCGAGCGATTCCGTGTGGGCACCAGCCTGGATCAACGTGGTTTTGTCGCGGTGCGTCTGGCACTGCTCAGCGGGCGTTCGCCGCAGGTCAAGAAGCAGCTGTCGGAAAGCCTGCTGACGGTGTTGCAAGACCTTGGCCCATGGCCCGATGACGTAAAGGTGCAACTGAGCGTTGAGCTGCGCGACATGGACCGCGATGCCTACAGCAAAGTCGCCATTGGCTGAGCGCTATAGCAACCCCTGATCTGCGCACACTTTCACCACCTGTTCGCGAAACCAGGTATTGGCGCTGTCCTGTTCACTGGTTTCGTTCCACTGCATGTCCAGGGTGAAACCCGGCAACCCATTGGGGGCCTCGCAGTGGCCGAAGGTCGGCGCCGGCGCCAGCAGTTTTTGCACGCGGCGGGGCAGGGTGACGATGAAGTCGGTACCGGTGATCATCTTCAACGCGGCGCTGTAGCTGTT encodes the following:
- the tssG gene encoding type VI secretion system baseplate subunit TssG — translated: MEREPQSAYSRLKAGGLLDALQGRVAEANLYRFCQLLEQALPDHPPLGSTAHPADDAVRFRPDPGMGFPTSELKAIETDDAHPQRPATVRTRLLGLYGVDSPMPTAFLDDIAQRREGHEALEAFLDIFNHRIFTQFYRVWRKYSYPATFEAGGTDATSQCLLGLIGLGIRGTAQQIATPVSRFLALLSVMRLPTRNAEGITALVKLLAPNTQAQVTARWPQKIALEQPAALCAARPVRLSQGTPLGSAGFDANSQLRLRLHTDDPQEAEGWLPGAQLHNDLLVLLRVYLGWRCTATLQLSLPVHSLPVPVLGHAPIRLGMTGVLGLGGAAWQAAEHDTLTINLGRYRGLSINPHNRETQHVAYRF
- the tssJ gene encoding type VI secretion system lipoprotein TssJ, with translation MLRIVFSLVMFAALGGCGLVQTVADGTASTARAIFYKQVKTLHLDFSARTALNTDATDSRALSVPTLVRVYQLRDTKAAEQATYDGLLGDDDQLLASALLDKRSVVVKPEEGAQLNVPMDKDAQFVTVVALFRSPDTQSNTWRLTLTRDDLDPDRARVIELGDNRLTLRPLAKD
- the tssE gene encoding type VI secretion system baseplate subunit TssE codes for the protein MTEYNCSLYEMLLQNFDGELDLHRVSEEDQHALSVLDNLQRILNSRAGALSHLPDYGLPDMSLILQGLPASAQSLVGTMTATLLKYEPRLAAVAIELRPQMLPGHLEYVLDAQLKDGQHVSFGTRVSPEGKVLVRHLKRQHYLTKP
- a CDS encoding type VI secretion system ImpA family N-terminal domain-containing protein gives rise to the protein MTALFEVRIRVGGDPRGFSEFTRLREELAKLGHPACPDVDWAAVEQSCLALFQQNGADFQTACFYTLARGQRHGPEGIAQGVVLLEALSREWPRLWPPTASARLDLLEWLLDQMQVLLRTMAVTAHSVPALSQLDIELAHLQARLLTQGADLLLRLQALRHQLGCLIQRLEQSHVSSTKVLAPVRVMAPTLAPQVVILPPPEVPPPQRRVTLWLFAGTMVVVLLAGLGWRTWLTNQDRAPRMPEPVRLDSLSLFDAGSAILKPGSTKVLINALVGIKAQPGWLIVIAGHTDATGVLEQNQALSHARASAVRDWMQQMGDIADSCFAVQGLAANQPIASNETEAGRTANRRVDIQLVPQVGACEQSALAGETGK
- a CDS encoding methyl-accepting chemotaxis protein; translated protein: MSLRSLSIARRAGLGFALIALLVALLGFFALSNMASIRASAVQVESGLVPKIRLVADIREIMLRIRTISLRMALDPNPASLPQYRSQMDTRSQDLTKRLADLDAVIDTPEVRALYDQFQGSLRQYQQGLAQSFVLADKQQSAELNKLLLVDMKTVVDGSGAQLNALADYYNAQVNRQGQTAELQYSQSRTMVFGFVILAGLSTVALAWLLTRSIVGPLGQAMRAAENVARGDLTQSVEVSGNDEVTRLLVALQSMQGSLRSTLQLIRQSAAQMAASATDLNGITDQSSRSLQQQTAEIEQAATAVNEMTSAAEEVARNAMSTSESTRLSNETAREGQHRVGETVSAIQGLSSNIGETSTLVQNLAEQSRDIGKVLDVIRSIAEQTNLLALNAAIEAARAGESGRGFAVVADEVRALAHRTQQSTLEIDQMVTAMRTGSNDALTSMQSSTQRATETLTLAEGAGGALSQITDSIDQIHQRNLVIASAAEEQAQVAKEVDRNIVNIRDLSAQSSSGAGQINGSSQELARLAVALNDAVARFQL
- a CDS encoding substrate-binding domain-containing protein, with the translated sequence MKPLFYALTAAALGALALTAQAEELKVMTSGGFTAAYNVLGPQYAKHSGDTLQTTLGPSMGKAPEAIPNRLARGEHADVVIMVGYALDDLIKQGKVDPASRVELADSRIGLVVKAGAVKPSISTDAALKAVLSKAKSVAYSDSASGVYVEKELFKKLGMPAKGTMIERIPVASVVANGDYEVGLQQVAELLPVPGVTYVGKIPEDVQSVTRFAAGIPVNAEHPQQAQALLQFLASPEAQPVVQATGLDSVSR
- a CDS encoding MFS transporter, with translation MTSPSRPASARSKIGAVFRVTSGNFLEQFDFFLFGFYATYIAAAFFPAANEFASLMMTFAVFGAGFLMRPLGAVILGAYIDDVGRRKGLIVTLSIMASGTLLIVLVPGYHTIGLWAPLLVLLGRLLQGFSAGAELGGVSVYLAEMATPGRKGFYTSWQSGSQQISIVVAAALGYGLNVWMEPAVVADWGWRIPFAVGCVIIPFIFVLRRNLQETEEFANRKHRPTMREVMATLVKNWTVVIGGMLMVAMTTTAFYLITVYAPTFGKTVLQLSTSDALLVTLLVAVSNFVWLPIGGTLSDRFGRKPVLIAMTALTVLTAYPALSYVVNAPSFAHMLETLLWFSFLYGMYNGAMIPALTEIMPVEVRVAGFSLAYSLATAVFGGFTPAISTWFIHITEDKASPAYWMMFAAVCALCSTLALYRRANTRGQVMQEAV
- a CDS encoding LysR substrate-binding domain-containing protein, translating into MNRNELRKADINLMVVFEALMLERNVTRVAEKLFLGQPTISSALNRLRTLFNDPLFIRVGHRMEPTARAEEIIQHLSPALDSLSSALSLTHDFDPSISTMTFRIGLSDDVEFGLLPPLLRALRQEAPQVVFVVQHVDYWRIPDLLASGDITVGITQTRGLPANAKRKLLRHIRPRLLRADASDTPLTLDEYCSRPHVLVSHTANVSGFADEWLAEIGRKRHVVLSVPQYSALPALLAGTDLIASLPDYTAEAMAVSGQLFCEPFPFETPTLDLSMVWLSHVDTDPAERWVRSRLEAFMSDRGLGTKA
- a CDS encoding 5-carboxymethyl-2-hydroxymuconate Delta-isomerase yields the protein MPHLHLEYTANLTQLDADKALLRLNHALVASGQFGAEFDIKSRAVKVERFRVGTSLDQRGFVAVRLALLSGRSPQVKKQLSESLLTVLQDLGPWPDDVKVQLSVELRDMDRDAYSKVAIG